DNA from Streptococcus parasuis:
TCTATGCAGACAAAGAAAATGAGTATGTTTTTATTTTTTGCCTATCTCCTTTTACTTGCTTGGATGATTGTCTTTAAGATGGACTTGAGCATCGTATATGGACGCTATGGTTATGCTAGTATAAACTTAATTCCGTTTGCAGGAACAGCAGTCTATGATGGAGTGTTAGATTTTCCAGAAATTCTATTTAATATTGTAAGTTTTATTCCCTTTGGTATTTATTTGGAAATGCTATTTCGCAAGGCATCATGGGTGGCTAATCTATGTTTGATTATGTTAGTGAGTCTCTGCTTTGAGGTTCTGCAATATCTTCTTTTTCTTGGGGTTGCAGATATAACTGATTTACTGGCTAACGGCTTAGGGGGAGCAATCGGTATTAATATCATGTATGTCTTGACCAGTATTTGGCGGGAGAAGGCCTATGTTCGTATGAATATTTTTTGTTTTGCGCTAACATTTTTTGTTATATTAATAACTTATTTAACTCTGTAAGTCTTGCCAAATATGTCTGTGGTTTGCTAAAATGAAGATAATGAATATAAAAGAAGAGATTATTAAATTATCTCAGGAAATCGGAATTTCAAAGATAGGTTTTACGACTGCAGATGATTTTGATTACCTAGAGAAATCTTTACGAGCCAGTCAAGAGGAAGGGCGTTCGTCAGGTTTTGAACATAAGAACATTGAAGAACGTATCCGTCCTAAACTTTCTTTGGAGTCTGCTAAGACGATTATTTCTATAGCCGTTGCTTATCCTCGACATTTGCCTGTCAAACCGCAGAAGACCGAGTACAAACGTGGGAAGATTACCCCTAGTTCATGGGGGCTTGATTACCACTATATCTTGCAAGATAAGATGGAGCGTTTGGCACGGGGAATTGAGAAACTGACGGATGGCTTGGAATATAAGGCCATGGTGGATACGGGAGCTTTGGTGGATACAGCGGTCGCTCGTCGAGCAGGAATTGGCTTTATCGGTAAGAATGGACTTGTCATATCTAAGGAATTTGGTTCCTATATGTTTCTAGGAGAATTAGTGACCAACCTGGACATCGAACCAGATCAACCAATAGATTATGATTGTGG
Protein-coding regions in this window:
- a CDS encoding VanZ family protein, which encodes MQTKKMSMFLFFAYLLLLAWMIVFKMDLSIVYGRYGYASINLIPFAGTAVYDGVLDFPEILFNIVSFIPFGIYLEMLFRKASWVANLCLIMLVSLCFEVLQYLLFLGVADITDLLANGLGGAIGINIMYVLTSIWREKAYVRMNIFCFALTFFVILITYLTL